The Micromonospora sp. M71_S20 genome has a window encoding:
- a CDS encoding WXG100 family type VII secretion target — protein MSGPAGTAVELWNGIDNALSGVDKVVDSVCRTLAWPLIQLVDLVDGEPAALRAKATEWDALAVQVRELAMNHRGVREAEQAGWRSPSGEAYGRRMAEVEQQLLGVAEQFAATAEYLRGVADALQTVHDVLVDICVEFVNFLLVTLVTALLMAPFTAGASWAAGVALGVTRGMIALTRMLKIIRPLATHLQKVIRLLQRVLLYLRKLRNHLDKLVDKQKALRAGQKYADKRRAAGDADKWFHKFMDPAKGSWKLGKSGTPFDMSTFERLGALRAHGMADGARMIGRDWATNLPWNIPNSVVHGATWGTVAMVSGLSVPGMDQVGDKVDAAVQGGAEWIDQNVFGQPPAEQPAGR, from the coding sequence GTGAGCGGGCCCGCGGGCACCGCCGTCGAGCTCTGGAACGGCATCGACAACGCCCTGTCCGGCGTGGACAAGGTGGTCGACAGCGTCTGCCGCACCCTCGCGTGGCCGCTGATCCAGCTCGTCGACCTCGTCGACGGCGAGCCGGCCGCGCTGCGCGCCAAGGCCACGGAGTGGGACGCGCTGGCCGTGCAGGTGCGCGAGCTGGCGATGAACCACCGCGGCGTGCGCGAGGCCGAACAGGCCGGCTGGCGCTCCCCGTCCGGCGAGGCGTACGGGCGGCGGATGGCCGAGGTCGAGCAGCAGCTGTTGGGCGTCGCCGAGCAGTTCGCCGCCACGGCCGAGTACCTGCGCGGCGTCGCCGACGCGTTGCAGACCGTGCACGACGTGCTGGTCGACATCTGCGTCGAGTTCGTCAACTTCCTGCTGGTGACGCTGGTCACCGCGCTGCTGATGGCCCCGTTCACCGCCGGGGCGTCCTGGGCGGCCGGGGTGGCGCTGGGGGTCACCCGGGGCATGATCGCGCTGACCCGGATGTTGAAGATCATCCGGCCGCTGGCGACGCACCTGCAGAAGGTCATCCGGCTGCTGCAACGGGTCCTGCTCTACCTGCGCAAGCTGCGCAACCACCTGGACAAGCTGGTCGACAAGCAGAAGGCGCTGCGCGCCGGCCAGAAGTACGCCGACAAGCGCCGCGCCGCCGGCGACGCCGACAAGTGGTTCCACAAGTTCATGGACCCGGCGAAGGGCAGCTGGAAGCTCGGCAAGTCCGGCACGCCGTTCGACATGAGCACGTTCGAGCGCCTCGGGGCGCTGCGGGCGCACGGCATGGCCGACGGGGCGCGGATGATCGGCCGGGACTGGGCCACCAACCTGCCGTGGAACATCCCGAACTCCGTCGTGCACGGCGCCACCTGGGGCACCGTTGCGATGGTCTCCGGCCTGTCGGTGCCCGGCATGGACCAGGTCGGCGACAAGGTCGACGCGGCGGTGCAGGGCGGCGCCGAGTGGATCGACCAGAATGTCTTCGGGCAGCCGCCGGCGGAGCAACCGGCCGGCAGGTGA
- a CDS encoding aldo/keto reductase — protein MQQRPLGRSGLAVSRLALGTMTWGRDTDADDAAAQLKSFLDAGGNLIDTADVYGDGDAESVIGSLLGSLVPREELLIATKAGLRPGSGRRRDGSRGHLLRTLDASLRRLGTDHVDLFQLYGYDPDTPLEETLAALDHAVASGRVRYVGVSNFAGWQTARAAAWQAAWPGRAPVVAAQVEYSLLERGVEREVLPACEALGLGVLPWSPLGRGVLTGKYRHGRPADSRAASPHFERFVATYLEPRCSSIVEAVAIAAGGLGVSPTEVALAWIRDRPGVVAPILGARTVGQLLGALQVERMTLPEEIVTALDDVSAVPVGYPERDG, from the coding sequence ATGCAACAGCGACCGCTCGGCCGAAGCGGGCTGGCGGTTTCGCGGCTCGCGCTCGGCACCATGACGTGGGGCCGGGACACCGACGCCGACGATGCGGCCGCCCAGCTGAAGAGTTTCCTCGACGCGGGCGGCAACCTGATCGACACCGCCGACGTCTACGGCGACGGCGACGCCGAGTCGGTGATCGGGTCGCTGCTGGGCTCCCTGGTGCCGCGCGAGGAGCTGCTGATCGCCACCAAGGCGGGGCTGCGGCCGGGCAGCGGCCGGCGTCGGGACGGCTCCCGGGGGCACCTGTTGCGCACGCTCGACGCCTCGCTGCGCCGGCTGGGCACGGACCACGTCGACCTGTTCCAGCTGTACGGGTACGACCCCGACACGCCGCTGGAGGAGACGCTGGCGGCGCTCGACCACGCGGTGGCCAGCGGCCGGGTCCGCTACGTCGGGGTGTCGAACTTCGCCGGCTGGCAGACCGCGCGGGCGGCCGCCTGGCAGGCCGCCTGGCCGGGGCGGGCCCCGGTGGTGGCGGCGCAGGTGGAGTACTCGCTGCTGGAGCGGGGCGTGGAGCGGGAGGTGCTGCCCGCCTGCGAGGCCCTCGGGCTGGGGGTGCTGCCCTGGTCGCCGCTGGGCCGCGGGGTGCTCACCGGCAAGTACCGGCACGGCCGCCCCGCCGACTCGCGGGCGGCCTCGCCGCACTTCGAGCGGTTCGTCGCCACCTACCTGGAGCCGCGCTGCTCCAGCATCGTGGAGGCGGTCGCCATCGCCGCGGGCGGGCTGGGCGTCTCCCCGACGGAGGTGGCGCTGGCCTGGATCCGCGACCGGCCCGGGGTGGTGGCCCCGATCCTCGGCGCGCGGACGGTCGGGCAGCTGCTCGGCGCGCTCCAGGTCGAGCGGATGACCCTGCCGGAGGAGATCGTCACCGCGCTGGACGACGTGTCGGCCGTGCCGGTGGGCTACCCCGAGCGCGACGGCTGA
- a CDS encoding LLM class F420-dependent oxidoreductase, producing the protein MRLGLSLGYQTAWSTPADHLAFAQEADRLGYSVVWAAEAYGSDSPSMLAWMAGQTERIDLGSAVMQIPARTPAMTAMTAATIDALSGGRFRLGLGVSGPQVSEGWHGVRFAKPLARTREFVDIVKLAVARKAVAYDGEFYTLPLPDGPGKALKLGFHPPREHIPIYLAAVGPKNLELAGEIADGWLAVFYAPEFAEEQLASVRAGRAKAGKELAGFDVVPSVPVVVGDDIATCAELVRWYAALYVGGMGSRQQNFYNQLATRMGYGDAAREVQELYLAKRQRDAAAAVPMEFIDRTSLLGPKERIAERMREYAAAGVTTLSVSLFAADRDSGVHTLRTVAEALDLSGVGE; encoded by the coding sequence GTGCGACTCGGGCTCAGCCTCGGATACCAGACGGCGTGGAGCACGCCGGCCGATCACCTGGCTTTCGCCCAGGAGGCGGACCGGCTCGGCTACTCGGTGGTGTGGGCGGCGGAGGCCTACGGCTCCGACTCGCCGAGCATGCTCGCCTGGATGGCCGGGCAGACGGAGCGGATCGACCTGGGCAGCGCGGTGATGCAGATCCCCGCCCGTACCCCGGCGATGACCGCGATGACCGCGGCGACCATCGACGCGCTGTCCGGCGGCCGGTTCCGGCTGGGCCTCGGCGTGTCCGGCCCGCAGGTCTCCGAGGGCTGGCACGGCGTGCGGTTCGCCAAGCCGCTGGCGCGGACCCGCGAGTTCGTGGACATCGTGAAGCTGGCCGTCGCCCGCAAGGCTGTCGCGTACGACGGCGAGTTCTACACGCTGCCGCTGCCCGACGGCCCGGGCAAGGCGCTGAAGCTGGGCTTCCACCCGCCGCGCGAGCACATACCGATCTACCTCGCGGCCGTGGGCCCGAAGAACCTGGAACTGGCCGGCGAGATCGCCGACGGCTGGCTGGCCGTCTTCTACGCCCCCGAGTTCGCCGAGGAGCAGCTCGCGTCGGTGCGCGCCGGTCGGGCGAAGGCCGGCAAGGAGCTGGCCGGCTTCGACGTGGTTCCGTCGGTGCCCGTGGTGGTCGGCGACGACATCGCCACCTGCGCCGAGTTGGTCCGCTGGTACGCGGCCCTCTACGTCGGCGGCATGGGCAGCCGCCAGCAGAACTTCTACAACCAGCTGGCCACCCGCATGGGCTACGGCGACGCCGCCCGCGAGGTGCAGGAGCTCTACCTGGCCAAGCGGCAGCGCGACGCGGCCGCCGCGGTGCCGATGGAGTTCATCGACCGCACCTCGCTGCTGGGCCCGAAGGAGCGCATCGCCGAGCGGATGCGGGAGTACGCCGCTGCCGGCGTCACCACCCTGTCCGTGAGCCTGTTCGCCGCAGACCGGGACAGCGGCGTGCACACCCTGCGTACCGTCGCCGAGGCGCTGGACCTCTCGGGAGTCGGGGAGTGA
- a CDS encoding undecaprenyl-diphosphate phosphatase, protein MTWIEAIVLGVVQGLTEFLPVSSSGHLRITSAIFFDQDAGASFTAVTQLGTEAAVLIYFAKDIWRITRTWLVGIRDKSVRSSLDYRMGWYVIVGSIPIGLFGFLFKDQIRTAGRNLWLVATTLIVFAFVLAFAEYWGRQSRTLENFRMRDGVVMGFAQAMALIPGVSRSGGTLTAGLLLNLTREAAARYSFLLAIPAVVMSGIFSVGDVFEPAAPGTSVPSVAQMIVATIIAFGVGYAAIAWLLRYVAHHTLYVFVLYRVALGTLVLALLMTGTISAT, encoded by the coding sequence GTGACCTGGATCGAGGCCATCGTCCTGGGCGTCGTCCAGGGACTGACGGAGTTCCTTCCGGTCAGCTCGTCCGGTCACCTGCGGATCACCTCGGCGATCTTTTTCGACCAGGACGCCGGAGCGTCGTTCACCGCGGTCACCCAGCTGGGCACCGAGGCGGCGGTGCTGATCTACTTCGCCAAGGACATCTGGCGCATCACCCGTACGTGGCTGGTCGGCATCAGGGACAAGTCGGTGCGCTCCAGCCTCGACTACCGGATGGGCTGGTACGTCATCGTCGGCTCGATCCCGATCGGGTTGTTCGGTTTCCTGTTCAAGGACCAGATCCGCACCGCCGGTCGGAACCTGTGGCTGGTGGCCACCACCCTGATCGTGTTCGCGTTCGTGCTCGCGTTCGCCGAGTACTGGGGCCGGCAGAGCCGGACCCTGGAGAACTTCCGGATGCGGGACGGCGTGGTGATGGGTTTCGCCCAGGCGATGGCGCTGATCCCCGGGGTGTCCCGCTCCGGCGGCACGCTCACCGCCGGGCTGCTGCTCAACCTCACCCGGGAGGCGGCGGCGCGCTACTCGTTCCTGCTCGCCATCCCGGCGGTGGTGATGTCCGGGATCTTCAGCGTCGGTGACGTGTTCGAACCGGCGGCCCCCGGCACGTCGGTGCCGAGCGTGGCCCAGATGATCGTCGCCACCATCATCGCCTTCGGCGTGGGGTACGCGGCCATCGCCTGGCTGCTGCGCTACGTCGCCCACCACACCCTGTACGTCTTCGTGCTGTACCGGGTCGCGCTGGGCACCCTGGTGCTCGCCCTGCTGATGACGGGCACCATCAGCGCCACCTGA
- a CDS encoding histidine phosphatase family protein, translating into MATLLLLRHGRTTANADGGLAGRQPVELDETGRAQASAVGERLRAVPLAAVVTSPLIRCRQTLELALPQASPVVEEGLIECGYGAWEGQPLKKLAKEPLWPVVQQHPSAAVFPEGESMAAMAARAVAAVRTWDARITAEHGPEAVWLACSHGDVIKAIVADALGVHLDLFQRIVADPASVTAIRYTPLRPFLVRLNDTGGDLAGLVPPPRKRHRRAAKAAGAADSDAPVGGGAGAGR; encoded by the coding sequence GTGGCGACCCTTCTGCTTCTGCGACACGGCCGGACGACCGCGAACGCGGACGGCGGGCTGGCCGGCCGCCAGCCCGTGGAGCTGGACGAGACGGGCCGGGCCCAGGCGAGCGCGGTCGGCGAGCGGCTGCGGGCGGTGCCGCTCGCGGCGGTGGTGACCAGCCCGCTGATCCGGTGCCGGCAGACCCTGGAACTGGCGTTGCCCCAGGCCAGCCCGGTGGTGGAGGAGGGGCTGATCGAGTGCGGCTACGGGGCCTGGGAGGGGCAGCCGCTGAAGAAGCTCGCCAAGGAGCCGCTCTGGCCGGTGGTCCAGCAGCACCCGAGCGCCGCGGTCTTCCCCGAGGGGGAGTCGATGGCGGCGATGGCGGCGCGGGCGGTCGCCGCGGTGCGTACGTGGGACGCCCGGATCACCGCGGAGCACGGCCCCGAGGCGGTCTGGCTGGCGTGCAGCCACGGCGACGTGATCAAGGCGATCGTGGCCGACGCGCTCGGCGTACACCTGGATCTGTTCCAGCGGATCGTGGCCGACCCGGCCTCGGTGACGGCGATCCGTTACACGCCGCTGCGGCCGTTCCTGGTGCGGCTCAACGACACCGGCGGCGACCTGGCCGGGCTGGTGCCGCCGCCGCGCAAGCGGCACCGACGGGCGGCGAAGGCGGCCGGCGCGGCCGACTCCGACGCCCCGGTCGGCGGCGGCGCGGGAGCGGGCCGGTGA
- a CDS encoding DUF3090 domain-containing protein: MTHQVHAFEPPERFVAGTVGPPGERTFFLQARGGGRLVSVALEKVQVSLLAEKLEELLSEAQRRFGVELPEPVAVVGDNDPLDTPVDEEFRVGTLGLAFDVDTATVVIEAIAVGEAEVEVELGEPDDEDAEDEDEEPDEDLDRLRVRLTPEATRQFIERARRVVNAGRPPCPLCGQPLDPAGHLCPRHNGYHR; the protein is encoded by the coding sequence ATGACCCACCAGGTGCACGCCTTCGAGCCGCCGGAGCGGTTCGTCGCCGGGACGGTCGGCCCGCCGGGGGAGCGCACGTTCTTCCTCCAGGCGCGCGGCGGTGGCCGGCTGGTCAGCGTCGCGCTGGAGAAGGTCCAGGTGTCGTTGCTGGCCGAGAAGCTCGAGGAGCTGCTCTCCGAGGCGCAGCGCCGCTTCGGCGTGGAGCTGCCCGAGCCGGTGGCCGTCGTTGGGGACAACGACCCGCTGGACACGCCGGTCGACGAGGAGTTCCGGGTCGGCACGCTCGGGCTGGCGTTCGACGTGGACACCGCGACCGTGGTGATCGAGGCCATCGCCGTGGGCGAGGCGGAGGTCGAGGTCGAGCTCGGCGAGCCCGACGACGAGGACGCCGAGGACGAGGACGAGGAGCCCGACGAGGACCTCGACAGGCTCCGGGTGCGGCTGACCCCCGAGGCGACCCGCCAGTTCATCGAGCGGGCCCGGCGGGTGGTCAACGCCGGTCGTCCGCCCTGCCCGCTCTGCGGCCAGCCGCTGGATCCCGCCGGTCATCTCTGTCCGCGCCACAACGGTTACCACCGGTGA
- a CDS encoding SCO1664 family protein — protein sequence MTSSDLQPRQDGEAALRLLRDGHLDLEGRLVDASNTTLRGILTLNGVTARCVYKPVRGERPLWDFPDGTLAGREVSAYVVSRATGWDLVPPTVLRDGPFGPGSCQLWIDEPEEAEPLVGFVPADALPPRWFAIAAARDDDGTPYALAHADDPRLARLAVLDAVINNADRKGGHVLVGPDDRIYGVDHGVSFHVEEKLRTVLWGWAGRRLPADAVEMLDGLAGQLPGALGAELADHLTLREVAELAARVDRLRHTGLFPQPSQDWPAVPWPPM from the coding sequence GTGACGTCGTCGGATCTCCAGCCCCGACAGGACGGTGAGGCCGCGCTCCGGTTGCTCCGGGACGGCCACCTGGACCTGGAGGGGCGGCTCGTCGACGCCTCCAACACCACCCTGCGGGGCATCCTGACCCTCAACGGGGTCACGGCCCGCTGCGTCTACAAGCCGGTACGCGGCGAGCGCCCGCTGTGGGACTTCCCGGACGGCACGCTGGCCGGCCGGGAGGTCTCGGCGTACGTGGTCTCCCGGGCCACCGGGTGGGACCTGGTGCCGCCGACGGTGCTGCGCGACGGCCCGTTCGGGCCGGGATCGTGCCAGCTCTGGATCGACGAGCCGGAGGAGGCCGAGCCCCTGGTCGGGTTCGTGCCGGCCGACGCGCTGCCGCCCCGCTGGTTCGCGATCGCCGCGGCCCGCGACGACGACGGCACACCGTACGCGTTGGCCCACGCCGACGATCCGAGACTGGCCCGGCTCGCGGTGCTCGACGCGGTCATCAACAACGCGGACCGCAAGGGCGGGCACGTGCTGGTCGGTCCGGACGACCGGATCTACGGCGTCGACCACGGGGTGAGCTTCCACGTCGAGGAGAAGCTGCGCACGGTGCTCTGGGGCTGGGCTGGCCGGCGGCTGCCCGCGGACGCCGTGGAGATGCTCGACGGGCTTGCCGGCCAGCTGCCCGGGGCGCTCGGCGCCGAACTGGCCGACCACCTGACCCTCCGGGAGGTCGCCGAACTGGCGGCCCGGGTCGACCGGCTGCGGCACACCGGCCTGTTCCCGCAGCCGTCGCAGGACTGGCCGGCGGTGCCCTGGCCCCCCATGTGA
- the mshC gene encoding cysteine--1-D-myo-inosityl 2-amino-2-deoxy-alpha-D-glucopyranoside ligase, translated as MDSWAGHEVPRLPGRGQPLSLFDSARQGTHTSDPAGTATMYVCGITPYDATHLGHAATMIAFDLVQRVWRDAGRDVRYVQNVTDIDDPLLERAERDGEDWKVLAMRETALFREDMEALRIIPPARYVGAVESIPDIADKVLLLLKDGAAYRLDDGTGDVYFDLAASPRFGYESNLTREQMLEIFPERGGDPDRAGKRDPLDPLLWRGARDGEPSWPGGELGAGRPGWHIECTVIALNLLGDRIDVQGGGNDLIFPHHECSAAHAERLTGAAPFAAHYVHAGMIGLDGEKMSKSRGNLVFVSRLRADQVDSMAVRLALLSGHYRADRAWTDELLATSVERLARWRQAAAAPAGPSGDEFLAGVRARLADDLDSPGALALADGWAEATLAGTADDPAAPALFAATLDALLGIRL; from the coding sequence ATGGACTCTTGGGCGGGACATGAGGTGCCGCGGCTGCCGGGCAGGGGCCAGCCGCTGTCGTTGTTCGACTCGGCGCGGCAGGGCACCCACACGAGCGATCCGGCCGGCACCGCGACCATGTACGTCTGCGGCATCACCCCGTACGACGCCACGCACCTGGGCCACGCCGCCACCATGATCGCGTTCGACCTGGTGCAGCGGGTGTGGCGGGACGCCGGCCGGGACGTGCGCTACGTGCAGAACGTCACCGACATCGACGATCCGCTGCTGGAGCGGGCCGAGCGGGACGGCGAGGACTGGAAGGTCCTGGCGATGCGGGAGACCGCATTGTTCCGGGAGGACATGGAGGCGCTGCGGATCATTCCGCCGGCGCGCTACGTCGGTGCGGTGGAGTCGATCCCCGACATCGCCGACAAGGTCCTCCTGCTGCTCAAGGACGGGGCCGCGTACCGCCTGGACGACGGGACCGGCGACGTCTACTTCGACCTCGCCGCCTCCCCCCGCTTCGGCTACGAGTCCAACCTGACCCGCGAGCAGATGCTGGAGATCTTCCCCGAGCGCGGGGGCGACCCGGACCGGGCCGGCAAGCGCGACCCGCTCGACCCGCTGCTGTGGCGCGGCGCCCGCGACGGCGAGCCGTCCTGGCCGGGTGGCGAGCTGGGCGCCGGCCGCCCCGGCTGGCACATCGAGTGCACGGTCATCGCGCTCAACCTGCTCGGCGACCGGATCGACGTGCAGGGCGGCGGCAACGACCTGATCTTCCCCCACCACGAGTGCTCGGCCGCGCACGCCGAGCGGCTCACCGGCGCGGCACCGTTCGCCGCGCACTACGTGCACGCCGGCATGATCGGCCTCGACGGCGAGAAGATGTCGAAGTCCCGGGGCAACCTGGTCTTCGTCTCCCGGCTGCGCGCCGACCAGGTCGACTCGATGGCGGTCCGGCTGGCCCTGCTGTCCGGGCACTACCGCGCCGACCGCGCCTGGACCGACGAGCTGCTCGCGACGTCGGTCGAGCGGCTGGCCCGTTGGCGGCAGGCCGCCGCCGCGCCAGCCGGTCCGTCGGGCGACGAGTTCCTGGCCGGCGTACGCGCCCGCCTCGCCGACGACCTGGACTCGCCGGGCGCCCTGGCGCTGGCCGACGGGTGGGCCGAGGCGACCCTCGCCGGCACCGCCGACGACCCGGCCGCCCCCGCCCTCTTCGCCGCCACCCTGGACGCCCTCCTCGGCATCCGCCTCTGA
- a CDS encoding GntR family transcriptional regulator translates to MQINPGAAEFPHRQIAAQLKAQIRRGDWAPGERLPSIPAIAEMFGVAKQTVQRAVDQLRVEGILITKPGSGTYVRGTRRRLNRLSRGRYGGFRGYHTDLAARYRQQLVSVGRAPAPPEVADAFGVADGTDLLCRRHLVRTEDSPVEVGASWFLPADAAGTSLERAEAFGRPLYQEAEEATGRRYVSATDTISARQPSREEAEILQIRPDTPVLHLLHVAYDGHRKPIEVAQATWPGPVTTLTEEYKIPAPAPDPTPDPGLVLG, encoded by the coding sequence ATGCAGATCAATCCGGGGGCGGCCGAGTTCCCGCATCGGCAGATCGCCGCGCAGCTCAAGGCCCAGATCCGCCGCGGCGACTGGGCTCCGGGCGAGCGGCTGCCGTCAATCCCGGCCATCGCCGAGATGTTCGGTGTGGCGAAGCAGACCGTGCAGCGCGCCGTCGACCAGCTGCGGGTCGAGGGCATCCTGATCACCAAGCCCGGCTCCGGGACGTACGTCCGAGGCACCCGGCGGCGGCTCAACCGGCTCTCCCGGGGCCGCTACGGCGGCTTCCGCGGCTACCACACCGACCTGGCTGCGCGGTACCGCCAGCAGCTCGTCTCCGTCGGCCGGGCCCCCGCCCCGCCGGAGGTGGCCGACGCGTTCGGGGTGGCCGACGGCACCGACCTGCTCTGCCGGCGCCACCTCGTGCGCACCGAGGACTCCCCCGTCGAGGTGGGCGCCTCGTGGTTCCTGCCCGCCGACGCCGCCGGCACCTCGCTGGAGCGCGCCGAGGCGTTCGGCCGGCCGCTCTACCAGGAAGCCGAGGAGGCCACCGGCCGGCGGTACGTCTCGGCCACCGACACCATCAGCGCCCGCCAGCCCAGCCGGGAGGAGGCCGAGATCCTCCAGATCCGCCCCGACACCCCGGTGCTGCACCTGCTGCACGTCGCCTACGACGGCCACCGCAAGCCGATCGAGGTCGCCCAGGCCACCTGGCCCGGCCCGGTCACCACGCTGACCGAGGAGTACAAGATCCCCGCCCCGGCCCCCGACCCCACTCCGGACCCCGGCCTGGTCCTGGGCTGA
- a CDS encoding PAC2 family protein encodes MTEFDGLPVLRSPVAIAAFEGWNDAADASTAAVEHLEQVWQARQVTELDPEDFYDFQVSRPTITMAEGETRRVEWPTTRFMVASPEGTERDVVLIRGIEPSMRWRTFCEQVLEICHSLEVERVVVLGALLADVPYTRPLPISGSASDAEAAQRYQLTPTRYDGPTGIVGVLHDACNKAEVDAVSFWVHVPHYANNPPCPKATLALLHRVEEVLDLPVPMTDLAEEAAEWEQRVRSAAEQDAELGEYVRELEERVGDAGITPLTGDEIAQEFEKYLRRRGGSAGPTAGSW; translated from the coding sequence GTGACCGAGTTCGACGGACTGCCGGTGCTGCGGTCCCCCGTGGCGATCGCCGCGTTCGAGGGCTGGAACGACGCCGCCGACGCCTCGACCGCCGCCGTCGAGCACCTGGAGCAGGTGTGGCAGGCCCGGCAGGTCACCGAGCTGGACCCGGAGGACTTCTACGACTTCCAGGTCAGCCGCCCCACCATCACCATGGCCGAGGGCGAGACCCGCCGGGTGGAGTGGCCGACGACGCGCTTCATGGTGGCCAGCCCCGAGGGCACCGAACGGGACGTCGTGCTGATCCGGGGCATCGAGCCGAGCATGCGTTGGCGCACCTTCTGCGAGCAGGTGCTGGAGATCTGCCACAGCCTGGAGGTCGAGCGGGTGGTCGTGCTCGGCGCGCTGCTGGCCGACGTGCCGTACACCCGGCCGCTGCCCATCAGCGGCAGCGCCTCCGACGCGGAGGCCGCCCAGCGCTACCAGCTCACCCCCACCCGCTACGACGGGCCGACCGGGATCGTCGGCGTGCTGCACGACGCCTGCAACAAGGCCGAGGTCGACGCCGTCTCCTTCTGGGTGCACGTGCCGCACTACGCCAACAACCCGCCCTGCCCGAAGGCCACCCTCGCCCTGCTGCACCGCGTCGAGGAGGTGCTCGACCTGCCGGTTCCCATGACCGACCTGGCCGAGGAGGCCGCCGAGTGGGAGCAGCGGGTGCGCAGCGCCGCCGAGCAGGACGCCGAGCTCGGCGAGTACGTGCGCGAGCTGGAGGAACGCGTCGGCGACGCGGGCATCACGCCGCTGACGGGTGACGAGATCGCCCAGGAGTTCGAGAAGTACCTGCGCCGCCGCGGCGGCTCCGCCGGCCCCACTGCCGGTTCCTGGTAA